Below is a genomic region from Campylobacter geochelonis.
GTTAAAAACATAAAAAAAGGTAGCAAAATTCTACTAAGTGGTGATGTTGGAAGGCATGGAAGCGTTATTTTAGCGGCTAGAGATGAGATAGCTTTAGAAAGCGAGCTTAAAAGCGATTGTAAGCCGTTAAATTTAGTTGTAGAAGAGGTATTAAAAAACGGTATAAAACCTCAGTGTATGCGTGATGCGACGCGTGGTGGGCTAAGTGCGGTACTAAATGAATTTGCTAGTGCTAGCAAGTGTGAAATTCTAGTTTTTGAAGAGAAGATAAAGGTGTGCGATGAAGTTGTTGGTGTATGCGAGCTGCTTGGATTTGAGCCATATGAACTGGCAAATGAAGGCACTTTTGTTTTGGTTGTTGATGAAGATAAGGCTGATAGTTGTCTTGAGATTTTACGCAAATTTGATGAGTCGGCAAACATTATCGGCGAGGTTTTAGGCGAGGTTACTGGTGGCGATACAGCGCGAGTTATCTTAGAAAATGCTTATGGTTCGCAAAGAGTTTTAGAACTTCCAAAAGGCGAACTTTTGCCTAGAATTTGTTAAGGAGAGATATGCACGAGTTAGCTATAGTTCAAGACTTAGTCGCGCTTTGTGAGAAAAATGCAAAGCAAAATAACGCAAAAGAGATAGAACTAGTAGAGATAAAAGTAGGGCGCTTAAGTGGCGTTGAACCACACTATTTACAAAGTTGTTATGATGTTTTCAAAGAAGGAACGATGTGCGCAAATGCTGAACTTAAAATCCACTTGCAAGAAATTGTTGTAAAGTGTGAAAAGTGCGATTTTGAGGGTATTTTGGAGAAAAACCACTTTGTTTGTCCAAAGTGTGGTAGTTCAAGCCTTGAAGTAATCGATGGCGAAGAGCTTTATCTTATGCGACTTACGATGAAATAAATTTTGGCTAAATTTAGTAAATGGTTTGGTTGTAAAGCAAATTTAAATATAAAAGCTAAGATTAAATTTTAGCAGTTATAGAGTAAATTTTGATATTTTTAAAATAAATTTGTTATATAAATTTATGTAATTTTGTAGCAAGAAAAATATCGTTAAAAATATACTTTTGGCAAGATAAGCCAAACGATAACTACCATTAAACCGATAGTTGTAATGGCAAAGTAGCTATAAAAGTTTTGAAATTTTTAAAAAATATAGCACAAAAGAAAAGGTAAGATGGATAAAGATTGTTTTATTTTAGCGATATAACCACTTAGAATAAAAAAAGCTAAAAATTTAGAACTAGAAAACTAAAATATAATTAAATTTAAAAAACAAAATAAATATTTTATTTTAATGTGAAATTATGGGTTGTATTCTTATAATTTATAAATTAAAAAAAGGAGATGAAATGAGCGATTTGAAGTACCAAAATTTTGCAAAAGGCGCAAGAGAGTTTTTAAAAAATAGAGTTTTTGATGACTATCTTCGCTGCTTTGCCTACGGAACAGAGGCTTCTTGTTACTTATATGTTCCAAAAGTTGTCGTTTTCCCTGATAGTGAAGAAGAGATTATAAAACTTGTAAAACTAGCTAATGAGTGTGATACCCCACTTTGCTTTCGCGCTGCTGGAAGCTCGCTATCTGGGCAATCAAGCTGTAAAGATGTGCTTGTAGTAGCTAATGAAAACTGGAAAAAAATCGAAGTTGGCGACAAAGGCGACATGATAAAACTAGGCTGCGGTGTTATAGGTTCAGACGCGAATTTAGCTCTAAAAGAGTATAAGAAAAAAATCGGTCCAGATCCAGCAACTATCACAACTGCGCTAGTTGGTGGAATTTTAAACAACAACTCAAGCGGAATGTGTTGTGGTGTGGCGCAAAACAGTTATCAAACTATAAAATCCATTAGAGTTATCCTACACGATGCTACGCTAATTGATACAAGCGATGACTTTTCGGTAGCAAATTTTTTGCGAACTCACCCAAAAATGGTCGAAGAGCTACTTGGCATAAGAGATGAAATTTCTCAAGATGAAGAGCTAAAAAATTTAATAATCAAAAAATATAAGATCAAAAACACAACGGGCTACGGACTAAACACATTTGTCGATTTTAGTGAGATAAAAGATATAATCAACCATATTTTTGTCGGTAGCGAAGGCACTCTTGGCTTTGTTAGCGAGGTGGTTTATAACTGTGTTGAAGATAAAACTTATAAGGCGTGTGGGCTACTTTTTTATAAGAATTTAAATGACGCTTCAAAAGTTGTTGTCGCACTTGGTGGACTTGGCGAGATTGTAAGCACTGCTGAGATGATGGATTATGCGTGTTTGGTTAGCGTTAGAGGCGTTGCTGGCGTGCCTGATGAAGTCTATAAAGTAGAAGAGGGAACAACTTGTTTACTAATCCAAACAGATAGCAACTCAAAAGAGGAGCTAGAAGAGAATTTAAAAACAATTAAAGCTGCCATAGAAAAGTATGAGTCTGCTTTAGAGCCGCTATATAGCGATGATGAAAAGATTTATAATGGCTGGTGGAAGATAAGAAAAGGAATCTTGCCAATCGCAGCAGGAAAAAGAAAAAGTGGTGCATCTGTCATAACAGAAGATGTATGCTTTGAGATAGAACAATTTTGCGATGGGGTAAAGCTTATATCAAATTTGTTTGAAAAACACGGATTTAAGGATAATGGCATTATATTTGGTCATGCTTTGGCTGGAAATTTACACTTTGTAATCACTCCAAATTTAAGTGATAAACAAGAGTTTGAAAATTTCAAAGGTTTGGTTGAAGATTTAGCTAAAGAAGTGTCTCAAATGGGTGGAAGTGTTAAGGCTGAGCATGGAACAGGGCGAATGGTAGCGCCTTTTGTAGAGATGGAGTGGGGCGAAAAAGCTTACGCACTCAACCGTAAAATCAAAGCAATTTTTGATCCAAAAGGGCTATTTAACCCAGATGTTATCATCACTGACGATAAAGAAATCCATGCTAAAAATCTTAAAAATATGAATGAAACCGATGATTATATAAATTACTGCATGGAGTGTGGGTATTGTGAAAGAGCCTGTCCTAGCAGGTTTTTAACGCTAACTCCACGCCAAAGAATAGCTGTAACTAGAGAGATAGCAAGGCTAAGAGAAATAGGCGAAGAGACAAGAGCAAACAAACTTGCCAAAGAGTATGAGTATCTTGGCGATGAGACCTGTGCGGCGTGTTCGATGTGTAAAATTTACTGTCCGCTTGAGATAGATACAGCTAAAATAGCGATAAATTTAAGAAGAAAAAACTCATATAAAAGCTATAAATTTGCAAATAAAATTTATGAAAATATGGATAGAACGATAAAATTAGCTAAATTTGGACTAAGCATGGCAAGTATCAGTTATAGCATATTTGGTGCGAAAAATATCAGCGCGATAACTAAAAAAATCAACTCATTTACAACTTTTCCTTTTGCAAACGAGTATTTGCCACTAAAAAATAGTTATAAATTTGAAGATAAAGATTTTGGTGGCGATGAGCGCGTAGTTTACTTTACGACCTGTATGAACCGAGGTTTTGCGCCATCAAAGCTAGCAGATGACAAACGCCCTATCCAAGAGGTTTTTGAATCAGTTTGTAAAAAAGCAAAAGTAGGGATAATCTATCCAAAAGATATCGATAAGCTATGCTGCGGTAAGAGTTTTATGGACTATGATGAGATTAGAGCGCGTAACAAAGAGGTGCTTA
It encodes:
- the hypE gene encoding hydrogenase expression/formation protein HypE, with the translated sequence MDKILLSHGGGGEEMNKLINEIIFKAFENEILSDANDSAILPNFGSDMAFSTDSFVVTPLFFSGGDIGKIAVCGTVNDLSMVGAKPLYLSCSFIIEEGFELSKLKEILNSMAKTAKQSGIKIVCGDTKVVPRGKCDKIFINTAGIGQILAKDIEVKNIKKGSKILLSGDVGRHGSVILAARDEIALESELKSDCKPLNLVVEEVLKNGIKPQCMRDATRGGLSAVLNEFASASKCEILVFEEKIKVCDEVVGVCELLGFEPYELANEGTFVLVVDEDKADSCLEILRKFDESANIIGEVLGEVTGGDTARVILENAYGSQRVLELPKGELLPRIC
- the hypA gene encoding hydrogenase maturation nickel metallochaperone HypA; amino-acid sequence: MHELAIVQDLVALCEKNAKQNNAKEIELVEIKVGRLSGVEPHYLQSCYDVFKEGTMCANAELKIHLQEIVVKCEKCDFEGILEKNHFVCPKCGSSSLEVIDGEELYLMRLTMK
- a CDS encoding FAD-binding and (Fe-S)-binding domain-containing protein, translating into MSDLKYQNFAKGAREFLKNRVFDDYLRCFAYGTEASCYLYVPKVVVFPDSEEEIIKLVKLANECDTPLCFRAAGSSLSGQSSCKDVLVVANENWKKIEVGDKGDMIKLGCGVIGSDANLALKEYKKKIGPDPATITTALVGGILNNNSSGMCCGVAQNSYQTIKSIRVILHDATLIDTSDDFSVANFLRTHPKMVEELLGIRDEISQDEELKNLIIKKYKIKNTTGYGLNTFVDFSEIKDIINHIFVGSEGTLGFVSEVVYNCVEDKTYKACGLLFYKNLNDASKVVVALGGLGEIVSTAEMMDYACLVSVRGVAGVPDEVYKVEEGTTCLLIQTDSNSKEELEENLKTIKAAIEKYESALEPLYSDDEKIYNGWWKIRKGILPIAAGKRKSGASVITEDVCFEIEQFCDGVKLISNLFEKHGFKDNGIIFGHALAGNLHFVITPNLSDKQEFENFKGLVEDLAKEVSQMGGSVKAEHGTGRMVAPFVEMEWGEKAYALNRKIKAIFDPKGLFNPDVIITDDKEIHAKNLKNMNETDDYINYCMECGYCERACPSRFLTLTPRQRIAVTREIARLREIGEETRANKLAKEYEYLGDETCAACSMCKIYCPLEIDTAKIAINLRRKNSYKSYKFANKIYENMDRTIKLAKFGLSMASISYSIFGAKNISAITKKINSFTTFPFANEYLPLKNSYKFEDKDFGGDERVVYFTTCMNRGFAPSKLADDKRPIQEVFESVCKKAKVGIIYPKDIDKLCCGKSFMDYDEIRARNKEVLKAALKEASMDGKYPIVFDHSACSTYALGELKDENELKILDMAEYLQTLMPRLEIHKINENVMVHSMCTMKKQGKGEVVEDLAKLCVNANVFTSGIDCCGFAGNKGFFTPELNLSATKSLSKAVMFLPADLKRGYSNSSTCEIGLGGAAGFAFSHIVYLIDECSK